A stretch of the Pseudomonas helvetica genome encodes the following:
- a CDS encoding glycine zipper domain-containing protein — protein sequence MRITLLTLALGALITQGAMAAGDGTAAVGGGLGGALGNIVGQQMGGSTGAAIGAGVGGAAGSAVAAPRGNKTNAAIGGGLGSAGGSVIGHQLGGSTGSTIGAGLGGAAGGALGNNLSDDNRNRGSEGRGYNGKHHHKYKNKYKHD from the coding sequence ATGCGAATCACACTGCTTACCCTTGCTCTAGGTGCCCTGATCACACAAGGAGCAATGGCCGCTGGAGATGGCACCGCAGCCGTTGGCGGAGGCCTTGGCGGCGCACTGGGCAACATAGTTGGTCAGCAAATGGGCGGAAGCACCGGTGCAGCGATCGGCGCGGGTGTAGGAGGAGCTGCAGGCAGCGCTGTCGCTGCGCCGAGGGGCAACAAAACCAACGCCGCGATCGGCGGGGGGCTCGGCTCGGCGGGTGGTTCGGTGATTGGTCATCAGTTGGGTGGCTCAACCGGCTCCACCATTGGCGCAGGCCTCGGCGGTGCCGCGGGCGGCGCACTCGGCAATAACCTGTCCGACGATAATCGCAATCGTGGCTCAGAGGGCAGAGGTTACAACGGTAAACACCATCATAAATACAAGAATAAGTACAAACACGATTAA
- a CDS encoding NERD domain-containing protein, with product MNIFVMLQPLFDMLKWLLPLLLLVIIIKTPWFKGWFGERLVRTFAHYGLDGQVYLRLHNVTLDTPDGTTQIDHVFLSPFGIFVLETKNMGGWIFGGESQAQWTQQIFRHRFRFQNPLRQNYKHLKALEALLSVPPEHIHSVIAFVGGSSFKTVMPDNVTQGVSCIRYIKSFQRPVFNEAQVSAMVKALESRKRDSTLTTHHEHVQRLKQRNDPFAKRSCPRCGSAFEIRIRKTGDRAGERFWGCSAYPKCRAKQDLD from the coding sequence ATGAATATTTTCGTGATGCTCCAGCCGCTATTCGACATGCTGAAGTGGCTGCTGCCATTGTTGCTCCTGGTCATTATCATCAAGACACCCTGGTTCAAGGGCTGGTTTGGTGAGCGGCTGGTGCGGACATTCGCCCACTATGGCTTGGATGGTCAGGTCTACCTCCGGTTGCACAACGTCACACTGGATACGCCCGATGGCACTACCCAGATCGATCATGTGTTCCTGTCACCTTTTGGTATTTTCGTGCTGGAGACTAAAAACATGGGCGGCTGGATCTTCGGAGGTGAGAGCCAGGCCCAGTGGACACAGCAGATCTTCCGGCATCGCTTCAGGTTCCAGAACCCGCTGCGGCAGAATTACAAGCATTTGAAGGCACTAGAAGCGCTGCTCAGCGTTCCGCCCGAGCACATCCATTCTGTAATCGCCTTCGTCGGCGGCAGTAGCTTCAAGACCGTCATGCCGGACAATGTCACCCAAGGCGTCAGCTGTATCCGCTATATCAAGTCCTTTCAGCGGCCTGTGTTTAACGAAGCGCAGGTGAGTGCAATGGTGAAGGCGCTGGAGAGCCGGAAGAGGGACAGTACGCTCACTACCCACCACGAGCATGTACAGCGCCTGAAACAGCGAAACGACCCTTTCGCGAAACGCAGTTGCCCGCGGTGTGGAAGCGCTTTCGAAATTCGTATCCGTAAGACAGGCGATAGAGCAGGAGAGCGATTCTGGGGCTGCAGCGCCTACCCGAAATGTCGAGCGAAACAGGATTTGGATTAG
- a CDS encoding phage regulatory CII family protein, with protein MSKVLLIVRTRRYDNRKEVSRMEQVHRAIHEAVLEAGPKKLAHLMGMSHTALLNRSNPNDDSHRLNLEQFLQILVHCSGLMKPDIRFWIRWGRLLNGNSPVNRISA; from the coding sequence ATGAGCAAAGTGTTGCTCATCGTTCGGACGCGCCGCTACGACAACCGCAAAGAGGTTTCCCGAATGGAACAGGTACATCGCGCAATTCATGAGGCAGTGCTGGAGGCGGGGCCGAAGAAATTGGCTCATCTGATGGGCATGAGCCACACCGCGCTGCTGAACCGTAGCAATCCGAATGACGACTCGCACCGTCTTAACCTGGAGCAGTTTCTGCAGATCCTAGTGCACTGTAGTGGTCTAATGAAGCCGGACATTCGATTTTGGATAAGGTGGGGGCGTTTGCTTAACGGGAACTCCCCGGTAAATCGAATCTCTGCATAG
- a CDS encoding EAL domain-containing protein translates to MAGRGGIGKVAIMDTRVRLASGEEAEDFFVQTLEQAVDAVVVIDDQNNVVFFNAAAEQFWGCSRVEILGSNVNRLVPHAIRPHHDGYVGANRETGVNKIVGASRDIHITRKDGEARWGAMSISKITLQGRILYAAFLKDVTQTRMKDIEHRLLSMSVNITSSATCIVDADARLIYVNDGLIRLLGYSREEVIGRSPLMFFVSDIQAETRAQAVLERVLRGEPSEASALISKRNGQRLWVHISSTPVFDAQGKVDNIVIVLTDITRSKLHEVLQDKVIGALLKEQSLESVLTLMCQEIERIAPEVIVSILSVDPEGFLHPLASPGLPTDYSRAIEGLPIGPVAGSCGTAAYRGEPVLVTDIIHDPLWADYKSLAEKSGLRACWSIPVRNGAGRIAATFALYFRECRGPDTLHAHLVTAGTHLCMLALEREEARESIRKMAFYDALTGLPNRSFLLAQADRAIAEVAQEQAELAVLFVDLDRFKQVNDALGHASGDELLQVVAQRLRSVLRESDIVGRLSGDEFVLVLPRMNATQVTTFLERLKMTLSIAANIAGTSVVLSASIGISMFPVDGQDMESLLHCADIAMYQAKRTGRGSFSFFLEEMNKIAQERLILETALRVTLADNALHLVYQPQVDLRNGRLVGVEALARWEHPTLGSISPMRFIPLAEECGLINELSQWVLQEACGQLAQWRQQGLVVPSMSINLSPINFHNLNLVGLIAEQLRRCKLQPADLCVEVTEGVLLCNSPGSEQTIQDLHALGVRLAIDDFGTGYSSLGYLRRLPISELKLDKSFVDDLEHDASCRALSESVIGIGKGLSLHVVAEGIEHAAQRDILRAQGYEVGQGYFFSVPLSSGAFMQWMLSSPSGR, encoded by the coding sequence ATGGCGGGCCGTGGTGGCATTGGCAAAGTGGCGATTATGGACACGAGAGTCAGACTGGCGAGCGGCGAAGAGGCAGAAGACTTTTTCGTGCAAACACTGGAGCAGGCTGTCGATGCCGTGGTGGTCATTGATGACCAGAACAACGTGGTGTTTTTCAATGCGGCTGCCGAACAGTTTTGGGGGTGTTCCCGTGTAGAAATACTGGGAAGCAATGTCAATAGATTGGTTCCTCATGCCATACGTCCCCACCATGACGGTTATGTCGGCGCAAACCGGGAGACCGGGGTCAACAAGATCGTGGGCGCTAGCCGGGATATCCATATCACGCGCAAGGATGGTGAGGCGCGTTGGGGCGCGATGTCGATCTCGAAAATCACCTTGCAGGGCCGAATCCTTTATGCGGCCTTCCTCAAGGATGTGACGCAGACGCGCATGAAAGATATCGAACACCGATTGCTGTCGATGTCGGTCAATATCACCAGTTCTGCCACCTGTATTGTCGACGCCGATGCGCGTCTCATCTATGTCAATGACGGGCTTATTCGACTGCTCGGGTATTCCCGTGAGGAGGTCATCGGGCGGTCGCCTTTGATGTTCTTTGTCTCCGATATTCAGGCCGAAACGCGTGCGCAAGCGGTGCTGGAAAGAGTCCTGCGTGGTGAGCCCAGTGAAGCCAGTGCACTGATCAGCAAGCGTAATGGTCAACGGTTGTGGGTGCATATTTCGTCGACCCCCGTGTTCGATGCTCAAGGGAAGGTCGACAACATTGTCATAGTGCTGACTGACATCACCCGGTCAAAGCTGCACGAGGTGTTACAGGACAAGGTGATAGGGGCTCTTTTGAAAGAGCAGTCTTTGGAAAGCGTATTGACCCTGATGTGTCAGGAGATCGAACGCATCGCGCCAGAAGTCATCGTTTCGATCCTGAGCGTGGACCCGGAAGGATTTCTGCACCCGCTGGCCAGTCCTGGTTTGCCGACCGATTACTCGAGAGCGATCGAGGGGTTACCGATAGGTCCTGTTGCCGGGTCTTGCGGGACAGCGGCCTACAGGGGCGAACCGGTTCTGGTGACGGATATCATCCACGATCCGCTCTGGGCGGATTACAAGTCTCTGGCCGAAAAGTCGGGTTTGCGAGCGTGCTGGTCTATTCCTGTGCGCAACGGGGCAGGGCGGATCGCTGCCACCTTTGCACTCTATTTCAGGGAGTGTCGCGGTCCCGATACCTTGCATGCTCACCTGGTGACGGCGGGTACGCACCTGTGCATGTTGGCACTCGAGCGGGAAGAGGCGCGTGAATCCATTCGAAAAATGGCGTTTTATGATGCGTTGACCGGCTTGCCCAATCGCAGTTTTTTGCTGGCACAAGCGGATCGCGCCATTGCCGAAGTTGCTCAGGAGCAGGCTGAACTGGCGGTACTGTTTGTCGACCTGGACCGCTTCAAGCAGGTCAACGATGCGCTGGGGCATGCTTCGGGCGACGAGTTGCTGCAAGTCGTGGCGCAACGGCTACGCAGTGTGCTCAGGGAGTCGGACATTGTCGGGCGGTTATCCGGCGATGAGTTCGTTCTGGTGCTTCCAAGGATGAATGCCACGCAGGTTACGACCTTTCTCGAGCGGTTGAAGATGACCCTGAGTATTGCGGCCAATATAGCCGGCACCTCCGTGGTCCTGTCCGCCAGTATCGGTATAAGCATGTTTCCAGTTGACGGGCAGGATATGGAAAGCCTGCTGCATTGCGCCGATATTGCGATGTACCAGGCCAAACGTACCGGCCGTGGCAGCTTCAGTTTTTTTCTCGAAGAGATGAACAAGATCGCTCAGGAACGTTTGATACTTGAGACGGCGTTGCGTGTGACCCTGGCTGACAATGCTCTTCACCTGGTTTATCAGCCACAAGTCGATCTGAGGAACGGGCGTCTTGTCGGCGTAGAGGCGCTGGCACGCTGGGAACACCCAACACTGGGCAGTATCTCGCCAATGCGATTCATCCCCTTGGCCGAGGAGTGCGGGTTAATCAATGAGTTGAGCCAATGGGTATTGCAAGAGGCCTGCGGGCAATTGGCGCAGTGGCGCCAGCAAGGACTCGTGGTCCCGTCCATGTCGATCAATCTGTCACCGATCAACTTTCACAATCTGAATCTGGTGGGGCTGATCGCCGAGCAATTGCGCCGATGTAAATTGCAGCCCGCCGATTTGTGCGTGGAGGTGACGGAAGGCGTATTGCTTTGCAACAGCCCTGGTTCAGAGCAAACCATCCAGGACCTGCATGCCTTGGGTGTGCGTCTGGCGATCGATGACTTTGGCACGGGTTATTCCAGCCTGGGGTACTTGCGGCGGTTGCCGATCAGTGAGCTGAAACTGGACAAGAGTTTTGTTGATGACCTGGAGCATGATGCTTCCTGCCGTGCACTAAGCGAGTCTGTCATCGGTATTGGCAAGGGACTTTCCTTGCATGTTGTCGCTGAAGGCATTGAGCACGCTGCCCAGCGTGACATTCTCAGAGCGCAAGGTTATGAGGTCGGGCAGGGATATTTCTTCTCTGTCCCATTGTCTTCCGGGGCGTTCATGCAATGGATGCTGAGCAGCCCGAGCGGGCGATAA
- a CDS encoding DUF5329 domain-containing protein, giving the protein MQTLTARTVRPVSQWLMAAGIGLIVMMTNAQAQTTPQAAQEIKSLLDFVEHSECRFVRNGSEYPGSQARAHLEKKLNYLEGKNMISSTEDFIDLAATKSSMSGSLYEVRCPAGVQPASLWLKTELQRQRQLH; this is encoded by the coding sequence ATGCAGACTCTGACAGCAAGGACGGTTCGCCCCGTCAGCCAATGGCTGATGGCGGCGGGTATTGGTCTGATCGTAATGATGACCAATGCCCAGGCTCAAACCACGCCACAAGCCGCTCAAGAGATAAAGAGCTTGCTGGATTTTGTCGAACACAGTGAGTGTCGGTTTGTGCGTAACGGAAGCGAATATCCGGGCTCCCAGGCTCGGGCGCATCTGGAGAAAAAGCTGAACTATCTCGAAGGCAAGAACATGATCAGCAGTACAGAAGACTTCATCGATCTGGCGGCCACTAAAAGCAGCATGAGTGGCAGCCTCTATGAAGTGCGATGCCCAGCAGGCGTACAACCTGCAAGTCTCTGGCTGAAGACCGAGCTACAGAGGCAGCGTCAGCTTCATTGA
- a CDS encoding carbonic anhydrase, translating to MCESCDSSSAPEADGRRRFLRLAGLGASALLLAGVLPDSIAQAAEKKASPPKPQNAISPDKALQRLINGNKRYINGTSKTHDFKAEREALVTGQNPFVAVLSCADSRIAPEYAFDTARGDVFAVRVAGNFVTEEGLASLEYSVLVLGAPLILVLGHEDCGALNAGIKATKDNAVFPGQIQKLTDALRPSIEKVLKDPGNLLENATVQNVKDTVNNLKKASPVLTEALSKGTLKVVGGIYRLASGKVDLIA from the coding sequence ATGTGTGAATCCTGTGATTCAAGCTCCGCGCCGGAGGCAGACGGACGGCGTCGTTTTCTCCGGCTTGCAGGACTAGGCGCCAGCGCCCTGCTGCTTGCCGGTGTGCTGCCTGACAGCATCGCCCAGGCCGCCGAGAAAAAGGCTTCGCCTCCAAAACCACAAAATGCGATCAGCCCCGACAAGGCCCTTCAACGACTGATAAACGGTAACAAGCGATATATCAACGGCACCTCAAAGACGCACGACTTCAAGGCCGAGCGTGAAGCCTTGGTCACCGGCCAGAACCCGTTCGTAGCAGTATTGAGTTGTGCTGATTCGCGCATTGCCCCCGAGTACGCGTTCGACACGGCCCGTGGCGACGTTTTCGCGGTGCGTGTCGCGGGCAATTTCGTCACGGAGGAAGGCCTGGCAAGCCTGGAATACTCGGTCCTGGTGCTCGGCGCACCACTGATTCTGGTGCTGGGGCATGAAGACTGCGGCGCACTCAATGCCGGCATCAAGGCAACAAAGGACAATGCGGTTTTCCCCGGTCAAATCCAGAAACTGACTGACGCACTGAGGCCCTCTATCGAGAAGGTACTCAAGGATCCGGGAAATCTTCTCGAGAACGCGACCGTGCAAAACGTCAAAGACACGGTAAACAACCTCAAGAAAGCCTCACCTGTGCTGACTGAAGCGCTGAGCAAGGGCACATTGAAAGTTGTCGGGGGCATCTATCGCCTGGCCAGCGGCAAAGTGGATCTGATTGCCTGA
- a CDS encoding DUF1652 domain-containing protein — protein sequence MFPLLQLCQIVESGFYPLSCTCTVNPDGSLRVTIVDPESGRVALLITGVSTSTLTSVREIANFIGELRTELKAGRRAFAG from the coding sequence ATGTTTCCTCTTCTTCAGCTTTGCCAGATTGTGGAGTCCGGTTTCTATCCACTCTCGTGCACCTGCACGGTGAATCCCGACGGATCGTTGAGGGTCACGATTGTCGATCCCGAATCCGGACGTGTTGCACTGCTGATCACTGGCGTGTCGACATCGACGCTGACCAGTGTCCGGGAGATCGCCAATTTTATCGGCGAACTGCGTACTGAGTTGAAAGCCGGGCGTAGAGCGTTCGCAGGCTGA
- a CDS encoding YdaS family helix-turn-helix protein, producing the protein MKLIELMRSLDAVLLDALAKRCDTSVGQLKQIAHGFRRANPALAIKLERESERAVTCEEVRPDIDWAYLRNSSVSSEQSAA; encoded by the coding sequence ATGAAGCTAATTGAACTCATGCGCTCCCTGGACGCCGTTTTGCTGGATGCCCTGGCTAAGCGTTGCGACACCAGTGTGGGCCAACTCAAACAGATTGCTCACGGCTTCCGTCGTGCCAACCCAGCTCTCGCCATCAAGCTCGAGCGCGAGTCGGAGAGGGCGGTGACCTGTGAAGAAGTCAGGCCCGATATCGATTGGGCATACCTGCGTAACTCATCCGTTAGTTCCGAGCAATCCGCTGCCTGA